The Flavobacterium sp. HJ-32-4 genome contains a region encoding:
- a CDS encoding outer membrane beta-barrel protein, producing MTRNLLLLLLLSAVSSTFAQNITIKGKLVDKEMKKPLEAATVYLQSAKDSTMIEYTISDRTGSFLMTVRKTDKPVILKTSMITFADYTRRFEGLSENVDVGTIELEDAPRALEEVQIKSEAPPVRIKNDTLEFNASSFKVRPDANVETLLKQLPGVEIDNDGKITVNGKEVNQILVNGKPFFDKEGKIALQNLPSDIINKVQITDTKTKKEETTGQAASSNEASINLTIDEDKNKGFFGKAMAGYGSDKRYESSLMLNYFKGSRKISLIGSSNNINTTGFSMNEIFDSMGGGRNYSIWTNDDGSFGINGMMFGGGFGIKKSNILGVNYSDEPVKNLTTNGSYFYTDSDRNNTNRTRAVTFLEDDSFTTQSNSVNHEFTFAHNGSLEIEIKPDTLTTISFTPKISRGRSHYESASSSSTTNAAGRLTQENIGNSDAETRSGNLGGSLYIGRSSRKRKGRYLSSWMELDNNETESSTYNVSQNRFYFDDDGDGVSDRTTSDDRNQLRSGRGINQRFHSEFEWSEPVPDSMSVRIKFEYDRSQRVDDNVTYDFDGASGRFDLFNGLLSNYLQSRTETFGPKVGLGIQKGKWNVNLYGGPLIANYAANGEYLGDRKGIRKNDIFPSANVWSGYNFTKTTALWMNYNYNIDYPSAQQILDITDLSDPQNTVVGNPDLSPNKQHYFYLSLRDYDHQTKSGWSIWSGGSIFDSRVASVVTYDASLKSTTSYRNVSGGASTWFGGNWSKTVKKDAHSYRYGVRVSSGYDYDLGYITSPPSAGEPVPTPVLYSAKSLSLTPKLTFSYDYGELLSIAPNYSFTYSDTGYDNYVVDRQTNVRHTLSLQTTSYWPKNVVFGNDVSYTYNSMIADGFRKDFLLWNVSLGYNFLNKDLLAKVKVYDLLDQNVSATRTITATGIRDAQNTVLRRYVMFSLTYKIEKFGGKKKEENRFWWMD from the coding sequence ATGACCCGTAATTTACTGCTACTACTGCTGTTATCCGCCGTATCCTCTACATTCGCCCAAAACATCACGATCAAGGGCAAACTGGTTGACAAGGAAATGAAAAAACCGCTGGAAGCGGCCACCGTGTATCTGCAATCCGCGAAGGATTCCACCATGATCGAATACACGATATCCGACCGCACCGGCTCCTTCCTGATGACCGTCCGGAAAACCGACAAGCCGGTCATCCTCAAAACCTCCATGATTACGTTTGCCGATTACACCCGCCGCTTCGAAGGGCTGTCGGAAAACGTTGACGTCGGCACGATCGAACTGGAAGATGCCCCGCGCGCGCTTGAGGAAGTACAGATCAAGAGTGAAGCCCCTCCTGTGCGGATCAAAAACGACACCCTCGAATTCAACGCGTCCTCCTTCAAAGTGCGGCCCGATGCCAATGTGGAAACCCTGTTGAAACAATTGCCGGGCGTCGAAATCGACAACGATGGAAAGATAACGGTAAACGGAAAGGAAGTCAACCAAATCCTCGTGAACGGCAAACCCTTCTTCGACAAAGAAGGTAAAATCGCGTTGCAGAACCTGCCGTCCGATATCATCAACAAGGTACAGATCACCGATACCAAAACCAAGAAAGAAGAAACGACCGGACAGGCAGCCTCGTCAAATGAGGCCTCCATCAACCTCACCATCGACGAAGACAAGAACAAAGGATTCTTCGGTAAGGCGATGGCCGGCTACGGCAGCGACAAACGCTATGAAAGTAGCCTCATGCTCAACTATTTTAAGGGAAGCCGAAAGATCTCCCTGATCGGCTCTTCCAACAACATCAATACCACCGGTTTCTCGATGAACGAGATTTTCGACAGTATGGGCGGTGGACGTAATTACTCTATCTGGACCAATGACGACGGGTCATTCGGCATCAACGGCATGATGTTCGGTGGCGGATTCGGCATCAAGAAATCGAACATACTTGGGGTGAATTACAGCGATGAACCGGTTAAGAACCTGACGACAAACGGCAGCTATTTCTATACCGACAGCGACCGCAACAACACCAACCGCACCCGCGCGGTGACATTCCTCGAAGACGACAGTTTTACGACCCAGTCGAATTCGGTCAACCACGAATTTACCTTCGCCCATAACGGCAGTCTGGAAATCGAAATCAAACCTGACACACTCACGACGATTTCCTTTACACCGAAAATCTCGCGTGGCCGGTCGCATTACGAAAGCGCCAGTTCCTCTTCTACTACCAACGCCGCCGGACGTCTCACGCAGGAAAATATTGGAAACAGCGATGCCGAGACCCGCTCCGGCAATCTGGGCGGATCGTTGTATATCGGGCGGAGTTCCCGCAAACGCAAAGGCCGGTACCTAAGCAGCTGGATGGAACTCGATAACAACGAAACTGAGTCGAGCACGTATAACGTTTCACAAAACCGTTTCTATTTTGATGACGATGGCGACGGCGTTTCCGACCGCACGACATCCGATGACCGGAACCAACTTCGCTCGGGACGTGGGATCAACCAGCGCTTCCACTCCGAATTCGAATGGTCAGAACCCGTGCCCGATTCGATGTCGGTGCGTATTAAGTTCGAGTATGATCGCTCGCAACGGGTAGACGACAACGTGACGTATGATTTTGATGGCGCTTCAGGTCGTTTTGACCTCTTCAACGGACTGCTTTCCAATTATTTGCAATCACGGACAGAGACCTTTGGTCCGAAAGTCGGATTAGGCATCCAGAAGGGAAAATGGAACGTCAACCTCTATGGCGGGCCGCTTATTGCCAATTATGCCGCCAACGGCGAATACCTGGGCGACCGCAAGGGCATCCGTAAGAACGACATCTTCCCGTCGGCAAATGTGTGGTCGGGCTATAACTTCACGAAGACAACCGCTTTGTGGATGAACTACAACTACAACATCGACTATCCGTCTGCCCAACAAATCCTCGACATCACTGACCTGAGCGACCCGCAAAACACGGTGGTGGGTAACCCCGACCTGTCGCCGAACAAACAACATTATTTCTACTTGAGTCTCCGCGACTACGATCACCAGACCAAATCGGGCTGGAGCATCTGGAGTGGCGGCAGCATCTTTGACAGCCGCGTGGCCTCGGTAGTAACCTACGACGCGTCATTGAAATCGACCACCAGCTACCGCAACGTTTCGGGTGGTGCCTCCACCTGGTTTGGCGGCAACTGGAGTAAGACCGTTAAAAAAGACGCCCACTCCTACCGATATGGCGTACGCGTCTCGTCAGGATACGATTATGATCTGGGATATATTACAAGTCCACCAAGCGCGGGCGAACCCGTCCCCACTCCAGTACTATACAGCGCCAAATCCCTCAGCCTGACGCCGAAGTTGACCTTCTCGTATGACTATGGGGAGTTGCTTTCCATTGCACCGAACTACAGCTTTACGTACAGTGACACCGGATATGACAATTATGTGGTTGACCGCCAGACCAACGTCCGTCATACGCTTTCATTGCAAACTACGTCGTATTGGCCGAAGAATGTGGTCTTTGGCAACGACGTCAGTTATACCTACAACTCGATGATCGCCGACGGTTTCCGTAAGGATTTCCTTTTGTGGAACGTCAGTCTCGGTTACAACTTCCTCAACAAAGACCTTTTGGCGAAAGTAAAGGTATACGACCTTCTTGACCAAAACGTCAGCGCCACCCGCACCATCACAGCGACCGGCATCCGCGATGCGCAAAACACCGTATTGCGTCGCTATGTAATGTTCTCCCTGACCTACAAAATCGAGAAGTTTGGCGGGAAGAAGAAAGAAGAGAACCGTTTTTGGTGGATGGATTAG
- the der gene encoding ribosome biogenesis GTPase Der, whose product MSNIVAIVGRPNVGKSTLFNRLIKRREAIVDSVAGVTRDRNYGKSEWNGREFSVIDTGGYVRGSDDVFEGEIRKQVELAIDEADVIIFVVDVEEGITPMDEAVAKLLRKVTKPVLLAVNKVDNGAREKEAIEFYNLGLGDYYTFASISGSGTGELLDALIDAFPEKPEPVQEDEELPRFAVVGRPNAGKSSFINALIGEDRYIVTDIAGTTRDAIDTKFNRFGFEFNLVDTAGIRRKAKVKEDLEFYSVMRSVRAIEHADVCILVIDATRGFEGQDQNIFWLAEKNRKGVVILVNKWDLVEKDTMSSKEYENRIRKEIEPFTDVPILFVSALTKQRLLKALEASVQVFESRRQRISTSKFNDHMLKVIENFPPPAIKGKYIKIKYCMQLPTQTPQFVFFANLPQYVKDPYKRFLENKIREKWDFSGVPIDIYIREK is encoded by the coding sequence ATGAGCAACATCGTCGCTATCGTCGGACGCCCCAATGTAGGGAAGTCGACGCTTTTCAACCGCCTCATCAAGCGCCGTGAAGCCATCGTCGATTCGGTGGCCGGTGTGACACGTGACCGGAATTACGGCAAAAGCGAATGGAACGGACGTGAATTTTCGGTCATTGACACCGGCGGTTACGTGCGTGGCTCAGACGATGTATTCGAAGGTGAAATCCGCAAACAGGTGGAACTCGCCATCGACGAGGCTGACGTCATCATCTTTGTGGTCGACGTCGAGGAAGGCATCACCCCAATGGACGAAGCCGTCGCCAAACTCCTCCGGAAGGTGACCAAACCGGTGCTGTTGGCGGTCAATAAAGTCGACAATGGGGCCCGCGAAAAAGAAGCAATCGAATTCTATAACCTCGGACTGGGCGATTACTATACCTTCGCCAGTATCTCAGGAAGCGGCACGGGTGAATTGCTTGATGCCCTGATCGACGCCTTTCCCGAAAAGCCGGAACCTGTTCAGGAAGACGAAGAACTGCCGCGCTTTGCCGTCGTAGGCCGCCCGAACGCCGGTAAATCGAGTTTCATCAATGCACTGATCGGCGAAGACCGGTATATCGTGACGGACATCGCCGGCACTACCCGCGACGCCATCGATACCAAATTCAACCGTTTCGGATTTGAATTCAACCTGGTCGACACCGCCGGTATCCGCCGGAAGGCCAAAGTAAAAGAAGATCTTGAATTTTATTCCGTCATGCGCTCGGTGCGCGCCATCGAACACGCTGACGTCTGTATCCTGGTCATCGATGCCACCCGTGGGTTCGAAGGACAAGACCAGAACATTTTCTGGCTGGCCGAAAAAAACCGTAAGGGTGTCGTTATTCTCGTAAATAAATGGGATCTGGTCGAGAAAGACACCATGTCGTCTAAAGAATACGAAAACCGCATCCGCAAAGAGATCGAGCCGTTTACCGACGTACCGATCCTGTTCGTATCGGCACTGACCAAACAGCGTCTTTTGAAAGCGCTTGAGGCGTCCGTACAGGTCTTCGAAAGCCGTCGCCAACGCATCTCGACGTCGAAATTCAACGACCACATGCTGAAGGTCATCGAAAACTTCCCACCGCCGGCCATCAAGGGCAAATACATCAAGATCAAATATTGCATGCAATTGCCGACGCAAACGCCACAGTTTGTCTTCTTCGCGAACCTGCCACAGTATGTAAAAGATCCCTACAAGCGTTTCCTTGAAAATAAAATCCGGGAAAAATGGGACTTCTCAGGGGTTCCGATCGACATCTACATCCGCGAAAAATAG
- a CDS encoding T9SS type A sorting domain-containing protein, with protein sequence MLFIVKYSPDGVMQWFKRPQPDDTPIENGLLKTRSYALAMDKATATAYWLVEIPDGPVGDGAFVNTSGFKFFILKYNAQGTLTGAIGPLDIQYNGGYIGTLHFYRNPYNGYFYMYAMKDSAAATITLGGQTTDKCFLLACFNEQGQFQWMRTDTTTNVYYSCLFDLAFDSDNSLYIAGRLSINNIDSFLGVSSNTNVNPPFVMKTDPTASTVIWSSYANKQADNCGGIALNGDEVGFAGRANASNFTWGGQVLNVNTIGEGSEALLARFNKTTGACIALTKIPGDAGYDDVGSALTVDAAGDYLFGGGIGHQMTFASGDIYNDGLQTDFFVAKYATAPCQPLGVNDNQNDGFGLYPNPVDTQLFVSSRTAARYVLVDMTGKQLAKGSLSEGENILETASLPPGVYLLKIQNQKTTTTLRVVKK encoded by the coding sequence ATGCTGTTCATTGTTAAGTATTCTCCCGACGGTGTCATGCAATGGTTTAAACGGCCACAACCCGACGATACGCCGATTGAGAATGGATTATTGAAAACGCGTAGCTATGCCCTTGCAATGGATAAGGCCACAGCCACGGCTTACTGGCTGGTCGAGATACCCGATGGCCCCGTCGGCGACGGCGCTTTTGTAAATACATCAGGTTTTAAATTCTTCATCCTGAAATACAACGCCCAGGGAACCCTTACCGGTGCCATCGGCCCTTTAGACATACAATATAACGGAGGTTATATAGGCACCCTACATTTCTACCGTAATCCCTACAACGGCTATTTCTATATGTATGCCATGAAGGATTCCGCCGCTGCTACCATCACACTGGGCGGGCAAACCACCGACAAATGCTTCCTGTTGGCCTGTTTCAATGAGCAGGGACAGTTCCAGTGGATGCGGACCGATACCACCACCAATGTCTACTATTCCTGCCTGTTCGACCTCGCTTTTGACTCGGACAACTCCCTCTACATTGCGGGAAGACTTTCCATCAACAATATAGACTCGTTTCTGGGGGTCAGTTCCAATACGAATGTCAATCCCCCCTTCGTTATGAAAACCGATCCTACTGCTTCTACCGTCATCTGGAGTTCGTATGCCAATAAACAGGCCGACAACTGCGGGGGTATCGCACTGAATGGAGACGAAGTAGGGTTTGCCGGGCGCGCCAACGCCTCCAACTTTACCTGGGGGGGGCAGGTGCTCAATGTCAATACCATAGGCGAAGGGTCAGAAGCCCTGTTGGCTCGCTTCAACAAAACCACCGGTGCCTGTATTGCCCTCACTAAAATACCCGGCGATGCCGGCTATGACGATGTCGGAAGTGCCCTTACCGTAGATGCCGCAGGCGACTATCTGTTCGGGGGCGGCATCGGCCACCAGATGACGTTTGCCAGTGGCGACATCTACAACGACGGACTCCAAACCGACTTCTTTGTCGCCAAATATGCCACGGCTCCCTGTCAGCCACTAGGCGTAAACGACAACCAAAACGACGGTTTTGGACTTTACCCCAACCCCGTAGACACGCAACTATTCGTTAGCAGCCGTACCGCAGCACGATACGTCCTGGTCGACATGACCGGGAAACAACTGGCAAAGGGTAGCCTCTCCGAAGGGGAAAACATACTGGAAACCGCGTCGCTGCCCCCGGGCGTTTACCTACTCAAAATACAGAACCAAAAAACCACCACCACGCTGCGTGTGGTGAAGAAATAG
- a CDS encoding T9SS type A sorting domain-containing protein, with the protein MPDNTPYQVGFSQTASFALAMDKATGVSYWMVAIPPGTYGDGAFVNQTPGINFFILKYSAQGNLTGAIGPLDIQYIEGYLGTLHFYRNPYNGFFYMYAMKDSPTGSVSIGGQTTDKCFLLACFNEQGQFQWMRTDTSTSPYYSCLFDLTFDTDNSLYIAGKLCVNNMDSFLGVSANTTNTSPAFVMKTDPTASNVIWSSYGNKEADNCGGIALNGDEVGFAGRANASNFTWGGQVLNVNTIGEGSEALLARFNKTTGACIALTKIPGDAGYDDVGSALTVDAAGDYLFGGGIGHQMTFASGDIYNDGLETDFFVAKYATAPCQPLGLNDNQNDGFGLYPNPVDKQMVVSSSTSARYVLVDMTGKQLAKGSLSEGENILETASLPPGVYLLKIQNQKTTVTLRVVKK; encoded by the coding sequence ATGCCCGACAACACACCCTATCAGGTCGGATTTTCACAAACGGCCTCGTTTGCGTTGGCAATGGATAAAGCAACAGGTGTGAGTTATTGGATGGTGGCAATACCGCCCGGCACATACGGTGACGGCGCCTTCGTCAACCAAACACCGGGGATTAATTTTTTTATCCTGAAATACAGTGCGCAAGGAAACCTCACAGGTGCCATCGGTCCGTTGGATATACAGTACATCGAGGGTTATCTCGGCACCCTACACTTCTATCGCAACCCCTACAACGGTTTTTTTTATATGTATGCGATGAAGGACTCCCCCACTGGCTCTGTCAGTATCGGCGGACAAACCACCGACAAATGCTTCCTGTTGGCCTGTTTCAATGAGCAGGGACAGTTCCAATGGATGCGGACCGATACATCCACCAGCCCCTATTACTCCTGCCTGTTCGACCTCACCTTTGACACTGACAACTCCCTCTACATTGCGGGAAAACTTTGTGTCAACAATATGGATTCCTTCCTCGGTGTCAGCGCCAATACTACCAACACCAGTCCCGCCTTTGTTATGAAAACTGACCCTACCGCCTCCAACGTCATCTGGAGTTCATATGGCAACAAGGAGGCCGACAACTGCGGGGGTATCGCACTGAATGGAGACGAAGTAGGGTTTGCCGGGCGCGCCAACGCCTCCAACTTTACCTGGGGGGGGCAGGTGCTCAATGTCAATACCATTGGCGAAGGGTCAGAAGCCCTGTTGGCACGCTTCAACAAAACAACAGGCGCCTGTATCGCTCTCACTAAAATACCCGGCGATGCCGGCTATGACGATGTAGGAAGTGCCCTTACCGTAGATGCCGCAGGCGACTATCTGTTCGGGGGCGGCATCGGCCACCAGATGACGTTCGCCAGTGGCGACATCTACAACGATGGACTCGAAACCGACTTCTTTGTCGCCAAATATGCCACGGCTCCCTGTCAGCCACTGGGCCTAAACGACAACCAAAACGACGGTTTTGGGCTTTACCCCAACCCCGTCGACAAGCAAATGGTCGTAAGCAGTAGCACTTCGGCACGATACGTCCTGGTCGACATGACCGGGAAACAACTGGCAAAGGGCAGCCTCTCCGAAGGGGAAAACATTCTGGAAACCGCGTCGCTGCCCCCGGGCGTTTACCTACTCAAAATACAGAACCAAAAAACTACCGTCACTTTGCGCGTGGTGAAGAAATAA
- a CDS encoding T9SS type A sorting domain-containing protein — protein sequence MTRYFRLLLLLPLFCNAQTWQWGKRGGAFDEMFNGGGASLTNRREQVYSMATDSQRNVYVLSAVALTSLDIDGVPKTNFGDSNSKQDIALASFACDGTYRWSKIIGGGGQEVVPTLQVDADGNVYVAGKFVSNNYLYPPRIDDDVILTVDDQHSSMLFIVKYSPDGVMQWFKRPQPDDTPIENGLFKTRSFALAMDKTTSTAYWLVEIPDGPIGEGAFVNTLGRKFFILKYNAQGNLTGTIGPLDIQYDGGYLDTLHFYRNPYNGYFYMYAMKDSAAATITLGGQTTNKCFVLACFNEQGQFQWMRTDTTTNVYYSCLFDLTFDTDNSLYIAGRLSINNIDSFLGVSSNTNVNPPFVMKTDPTASTVIWSSYANKQADNCGGIALNGDEVGFAGRANAANFTWGGQVLNVNTIGEGSEALLARFNKTTGACIALTKIPGDAGYDDVGSALTVDAAGDYLFGGGIGHQMTFASGDIYNDGLETDFFVAKYATAPCQPLGLNDNQNDGFGLYPNPVDKQMVVSSSTSARYVLVDMTGKQLAKGNLSEGENILETASLPPGVYLLKIQNHKTTVTLRVVKK from the coding sequence ATGACACGATATTTTCGCCTCCTGCTGCTCCTTCCCCTTTTCTGCAACGCCCAAACCTGGCAGTGGGGCAAACGCGGTGGGGCCTTTGACGAAATGTTTAATGGAGGAGGGGCTTCCCTGACGAATCGACGGGAGCAGGTGTACAGCATGGCCACCGACAGCCAGCGCAATGTGTATGTGCTCTCGGCCGTGGCGCTCACCAGCCTCGATATTGACGGTGTGCCCAAGACCAATTTCGGCGACTCTAACAGCAAACAGGATATTGCCCTCGCCAGTTTTGCCTGTGACGGCACCTACCGATGGTCAAAGATCATAGGCGGCGGAGGGCAGGAGGTCGTGCCTACCCTCCAGGTGGATGCCGACGGCAATGTGTATGTGGCGGGAAAGTTCGTTAGCAACAATTATTTATACCCCCCCCGCATTGATGACGACGTGATCCTTACCGTCGATGACCAGCACAGCAGTATGCTGTTCATTGTTAAGTATTCTCCCGACGGTGTCATGCAATGGTTCAAACGGCCACAACCCGACGATACGCCGATTGAGAACGGTCTCTTTAAAACGCGCTCCTTTGCCCTTGCAATGGATAAAACGACGAGCACCGCTTACTGGTTAGTCGAAATACCCGATGGCCCCATCGGCGAAGGCGCTTTTGTGAATACATTGGGACGTAAGTTCTTTATCCTGAAATATAATGCCCAGGGCAATCTCACAGGCACCATTGGCCCACTGGATATACAATACGACGGAGGATACCTGGATACCCTACACTTCTATCGTAATCCCTACAACGGCTATTTCTATATGTATGCCATGAAGGATTCCGCCGCTGCTACCATCACACTGGGCGGGCAAACCACTAACAAATGTTTTGTATTGGCCTGTTTCAATGAGCAGGGACAGTTCCAATGGATGCGGACCGATACCACCACCAATGTCTACTATTCCTGCCTGTTCGACCTCACCTTTGACACTGACAACTCCCTCTACATTGCGGGAAGGCTTTCCATCAACAATATAGACTCGTTTCTGGGGGTCAGTTCCAATACGAATGTCAATCCCCCCTTCGTTATGAAAACCGATCCTACTGCTTCTACCGTCATCTGGAGTTCGTATGCCAATAAACAGGCCGACAACTGCGGGGGTATCGCACTGAATGGAGACGAAGTGGGGTTTGCCGGACGCGCCAACGCCGCCAACTTTACCTGGGGGGGGCAAGTGCTCAATGTCAATACCATTGGCGAAGGGTCAGAAGCCCTGTTGGCACGCTTCAACAAAACAACAGGCGCCTGTATCGCCCTCACTAAAATACCAGGAGATGCCGGCTATGACGATGTTGGAAGTGCCCTTACCGTAGATGCCGCAGGCGACTATCTCTTCGGGGGCGGCATCGGCCACCAGATGACGTTTGCCAGTGGCGACATCTACAACGATGGACTCGAAACCGACTTCTTTGTCGCCAAATATGCCACAGCTCCCTGCCAGCCATTGGGCCTAAACGACAACCAAAACGACGGTTTTGGACTTTACCCCAACCCCGTCGACAAGCAAATGGTCGTAAGCAGTAGCACTTCGGCACGATACGTCCTGGTCGACATGACCGGGAAACAACTGGCAAAGGGCAACCTCTCCGAAGGGGAAAACATTCTGGAAACCGCGTCGCTGCCCCCGGGCGTTTACCTACTCAAAATACAGAACCATAAAACCACCGTCACTTTGCGGGTGGTGAAGAAATAA